One region of Tachysurus fulvidraco isolate hzauxx_2018 chromosome 9, HZAU_PFXX_2.0, whole genome shotgun sequence genomic DNA includes:
- the LOC113661167 gene encoding probable G-protein coupled receptor 139: protein MMDGASVFITVQKVYYPLLCILGIPANLFTLYMLCWRVCGMSDSARVYLSFLAVADTCYLLWVTLLDLSLVFLQPQPFWHAHPWCGVLNFLQFGMFYASAWLVVAFTIERYLVFRVMVIRQRHLQVRHAILTCTAIILLSHLASIPLSWINTVVQVNLTRNGQMVTVPRCLYRDALYSTVVVWVTSFLSSGVPIVLVIIFNSLIAYHLLGSGRLFTKEERQTIRASRTRGSARRTLLLLGIVSVAFVVLSLPRFITYCILRTKHNHRHYNRDDYTITINVMGDVANMLHNLNSGTNFLLYCVVSRRFRHEIGNTFRGRVRAREFGSLFTQTTMKIFSVAERREASVQDPVSIVLTKLRHLEVPAVQNSRNSDGSNAFWTLRHF, encoded by the exons ATGATGGATGGAGCGAGTGTTTTCATCACCGTTCAGAAGGTGTACTACCCGCTGCTGTGCATTCTGGGTATTccag CCAACCTCTTCACCTTATACATGCTATGCTGGCGTGTGTGTGGCATGTCAGACTCGGCACGTGTGTACCTAAGCTTCCTGGCGGTGGCGGACACGTGCTACCTGCTGTGGGTGACGCTGCTGGACCTGAGCCTGGTGTTCCTGCAGCCGCAGCCGTTTTGGCACGCTCACCCGTGGTGCGGTGTCCTCAACTTCCTGCAGTTCGGCATGTTCTACGCCTCGGCCTGGCTCGTCGTGGCCTTCACCATCGAGCGCTACCTGGTGTTCAGAGTGATGGTGATCCGACAGCGCCACCTGCAGGTCAGACACGCCATCCTCACTTGCACCGCCATCATCCTGCTCTCACATCTGGCCTCCATCCCTCTCAGCTGGATCAACACTGTGGTGCAG GTGAATCTGACCCGGAATGGACAGATGGTTACAGTTCCACGTTGTCTTTACCGAGACGCCTTATACTCCACGGTGGTTGTCTGGGTGACGTCCTTCCTGTCCAGCGGAGTTCCCATCGTCCTCGTCATCATCTTTAACTCTCTCATCGCGTACCATCTGCTCGGCTCCGGTCGTCTCTTCACTAAAGAGGAGCGCCAGACGATCCGGGCTTCTCGGACCCGAGGCTCCGCCCGCAGGACGCTGCTGCTGCTCGGGATCGTCTCGGTTGCGTTTGTGGTGCTCAGTTTGCCGCGTTTCATCACCTACTGCATCCTGCGCACTAAACACAACCACAGACACTACAACCGAGATGACTACACTATCACCATCAATGTCATGGGCGATGTGGCCAACATGCTGCACAACCTCAACTCTGGCACCAACTTCCTCCTGTACTGTGTGGTGAGCCGCAGGTTCCGGCACGAGATCGGCAACACGTTTCGGGGCCGAGTCCGAGCCCGAGAATTCGGTTCCTTATTCACACAAACAACCATGAAGATCTTCTCTGTGGCTGAACGTAGAGAAGCATCAGTCCAAGACCCCGTTTCCATCGTCCTAACCAAACTGAGACACTTGGAGGTTCCGGCAGTTCAGAACAGCAGGAACTCGGATGGTTCCAACGCCTTCTGGACCCTGAGACACTTCTGA
- the traf3ip2a gene encoding E3 ubiquitin ligase TRAF3IP2 isoform X1 has protein sequence MESCSEASCPHLSLPVEMDELMTSSSLNLAWPVCQQCLVHVDDITAPSNDIRVNDRQQSEYPDDGFALGLKVNGAELPVVAPAELGELDYTGKCHWNVPSEDEESLEQPLPLLSNVAEIQPRIARPGLKRSSPYAVDPQCPRYPPPPAHMLIPHIDQRHIQARLTALKPVVPMATAQNSTRARDTPDVMSEVCVHPSQPIKTGRVLTQEVRRTISLPEDCRTVFITYSVDVAEEIFPFVTFLINQGFRPAIDIFDNAVRQMDVNKWMDGYLKDKSVLIIMVISPKYKLDIEGDGSDQHGLHTKYIHSQLQNEFIQQRCLNFRLVPVLFPSANQSHVPLWLQSTRVFRWPRDVQDLLLRLLREERYIAPPLGRDLTLSIRPLGHTQAHQLNC, from the exons ATGGAGTCGTGTTCAG AAGCCTCCTGTCCTCATCTCAGCCTTCCAGTCGAGATGGATGagttgatgacatcatcatctctgAACTTGGCCTGGCCGGTGTGTCAGCAGTGTTTGGTGCATGTTGATGACATCACAGCCCCAAGTAATGACATCAGGGTTAATGACAGACAACAGTCTGAATACCCAGATGATGGTTTtgcattggggttaaaggtcaatGGGGCTGAACTTCCTGTAGTCGCACCTGCAGAGCTAGGTGAGTTAGATTACACAGGCAAATGCCACTGGAATGTTCCGAGTGAGGATGAGGAGAGTCTGGAACAGCCCCTTCCTCTCCTGTCCAATGTGGCAGAGATTCAGCCCCGAATCGCTCGACCTGGACTTAAACGTTCAT ctcccTATGCTGTAGATCCTCAGTGTCCCAGATATCCCCCCCCACCTGCACACATGCTCATACCACACATAGACCAGCGGCACATACAAGCCAG GTTAACAGCCCTCAAACCCGTGGTACCAATGGCAACGGCCCAGAACAGCACCCGTGCGAGAGACACACCTGATGTGATGtcagaggtgtgtgttcatCCCTCTCAGCCTATCAAGACAGGCCGTGTACTGACACAGGAAGTGAGGCGCACCATCAGTCTCCCAGAAGATTGCC GCACTGTGTTCATCACCTATTCCGTGGACGTGGCGGAGGAGATCTTTCCGTTTGTGACGTTTCTGATCAATCAAGGCTTCAGACCGGCT ATCGATATTTTTGATAACGCTGTGCGGCAGATGGATGTGAACAAGTGGATGGACGGCTATTTAAAAGAC AAATCAGTTCTGATCATCATGGTCATCAGTCCAAAGTACAAGCTGGACATCGAGGGTGACGGATCTGACCAACACGGCCTGCACACCAAATACATCCACAGTCAG CTGCAGAACGAGTTTATCCAGCAGCGCTGTCTGAATTTCAGACTCGTCCCTGTTCTCTTCCCCAGCGCTAACCAG agtcatGTCCCGTTGTGGTTACAGAGCACTCGTGTGTTTCGTTGGCCTCGTGATGTTCAGGATCTGCTTCTACGTTTACTAAGAGAGGAGAGATACATCGCTCCCCCGCTCGGCCGGGACCTCACCCTCAGCATCAGACCACTgggacacacacaagcacatcaACTAAACTGTTGA
- the traf3ip2a gene encoding E3 ubiquitin ligase TRAF3IP2 isoform X4, whose amino-acid sequence MESCSEASCPHLSLPVEMDELMTSSSLNLAWPVCQQCLVHVDDITAPSNDIRVNDRQQSEYPDDGFALGLKVNGAELPVVAPAELGELDYTGKCHWNVPSEDEESLEQPLPLLSNVAEIQPRIARPGLKRSSPYAVDPQCPRYPPPPAHMLIPHIDQRHIQARLTALKPVVPMATAQNSTRARDTPDVMSEVCVHPSQPIKTGRVLTQEVRRTISLPEDCRTVFITYSVDVAEEIFPFVTFLINQGFRPAIDIFDNAVRQMDVNKWMDGYLKDKSVLIIMVISPKYKLDIEGDGSDQHGLHTKYIHSQCCDYLF is encoded by the exons ATGGAGTCGTGTTCAG AAGCCTCCTGTCCTCATCTCAGCCTTCCAGTCGAGATGGATGagttgatgacatcatcatctctgAACTTGGCCTGGCCGGTGTGTCAGCAGTGTTTGGTGCATGTTGATGACATCACAGCCCCAAGTAATGACATCAGGGTTAATGACAGACAACAGTCTGAATACCCAGATGATGGTTTtgcattggggttaaaggtcaatGGGGCTGAACTTCCTGTAGTCGCACCTGCAGAGCTAGGTGAGTTAGATTACACAGGCAAATGCCACTGGAATGTTCCGAGTGAGGATGAGGAGAGTCTGGAACAGCCCCTTCCTCTCCTGTCCAATGTGGCAGAGATTCAGCCCCGAATCGCTCGACCTGGACTTAAACGTTCAT ctcccTATGCTGTAGATCCTCAGTGTCCCAGATATCCCCCCCCACCTGCACACATGCTCATACCACACATAGACCAGCGGCACATACAAGCCAG GTTAACAGCCCTCAAACCCGTGGTACCAATGGCAACGGCCCAGAACAGCACCCGTGCGAGAGACACACCTGATGTGATGtcagaggtgtgtgttcatCCCTCTCAGCCTATCAAGACAGGCCGTGTACTGACACAGGAAGTGAGGCGCACCATCAGTCTCCCAGAAGATTGCC GCACTGTGTTCATCACCTATTCCGTGGACGTGGCGGAGGAGATCTTTCCGTTTGTGACGTTTCTGATCAATCAAGGCTTCAGACCGGCT ATCGATATTTTTGATAACGCTGTGCGGCAGATGGATGTGAACAAGTGGATGGACGGCTATTTAAAAGAC AAATCAGTTCTGATCATCATGGTCATCAGTCCAAAGTACAAGCTGGACATCGAGGGTGACGGATCTGACCAACACGGCCTGCACACCAAATACATCCACAGTCAG TGCTGTGATTATTTGTTTTAG
- the traf3ip2a gene encoding E3 ubiquitin ligase TRAF3IP2 isoform X2, with product MESCSASCPHLSLPVEMDELMTSSSLNLAWPVCQQCLVHVDDITAPSNDIRVNDRQQSEYPDDGFALGLKVNGAELPVVAPAELGELDYTGKCHWNVPSEDEESLEQPLPLLSNVAEIQPRIARPGLKRSSPYAVDPQCPRYPPPPAHMLIPHIDQRHIQARLTALKPVVPMATAQNSTRARDTPDVMSEVCVHPSQPIKTGRVLTQEVRRTISLPEDCRTVFITYSVDVAEEIFPFVTFLINQGFRPAIDIFDNAVRQMDVNKWMDGYLKDKSVLIIMVISPKYKLDIEGDGSDQHGLHTKYIHSQLQNEFIQQRCLNFRLVPVLFPSANQSHVPLWLQSTRVFRWPRDVQDLLLRLLREERYIAPPLGRDLTLSIRPLGHTQAHQLNC from the exons ATGGAGTCGTGTTCAG CCTCCTGTCCTCATCTCAGCCTTCCAGTCGAGATGGATGagttgatgacatcatcatctctgAACTTGGCCTGGCCGGTGTGTCAGCAGTGTTTGGTGCATGTTGATGACATCACAGCCCCAAGTAATGACATCAGGGTTAATGACAGACAACAGTCTGAATACCCAGATGATGGTTTtgcattggggttaaaggtcaatGGGGCTGAACTTCCTGTAGTCGCACCTGCAGAGCTAGGTGAGTTAGATTACACAGGCAAATGCCACTGGAATGTTCCGAGTGAGGATGAGGAGAGTCTGGAACAGCCCCTTCCTCTCCTGTCCAATGTGGCAGAGATTCAGCCCCGAATCGCTCGACCTGGACTTAAACGTTCAT ctcccTATGCTGTAGATCCTCAGTGTCCCAGATATCCCCCCCCACCTGCACACATGCTCATACCACACATAGACCAGCGGCACATACAAGCCAG GTTAACAGCCCTCAAACCCGTGGTACCAATGGCAACGGCCCAGAACAGCACCCGTGCGAGAGACACACCTGATGTGATGtcagaggtgtgtgttcatCCCTCTCAGCCTATCAAGACAGGCCGTGTACTGACACAGGAAGTGAGGCGCACCATCAGTCTCCCAGAAGATTGCC GCACTGTGTTCATCACCTATTCCGTGGACGTGGCGGAGGAGATCTTTCCGTTTGTGACGTTTCTGATCAATCAAGGCTTCAGACCGGCT ATCGATATTTTTGATAACGCTGTGCGGCAGATGGATGTGAACAAGTGGATGGACGGCTATTTAAAAGAC AAATCAGTTCTGATCATCATGGTCATCAGTCCAAAGTACAAGCTGGACATCGAGGGTGACGGATCTGACCAACACGGCCTGCACACCAAATACATCCACAGTCAG CTGCAGAACGAGTTTATCCAGCAGCGCTGTCTGAATTTCAGACTCGTCCCTGTTCTCTTCCCCAGCGCTAACCAG agtcatGTCCCGTTGTGGTTACAGAGCACTCGTGTGTTTCGTTGGCCTCGTGATGTTCAGGATCTGCTTCTACGTTTACTAAGAGAGGAGAGATACATCGCTCCCCCGCTCGGCCGGGACCTCACCCTCAGCATCAGACCACTgggacacacacaagcacatcaACTAAACTGTTGA
- the traf3ip2a gene encoding E3 ubiquitin ligase TRAF3IP2 isoform X3 — protein sequence MDELMTSSSLNLAWPVCQQCLVHVDDITAPSNDIRVNDRQQSEYPDDGFALGLKVNGAELPVVAPAELGELDYTGKCHWNVPSEDEESLEQPLPLLSNVAEIQPRIARPGLKRSSPYAVDPQCPRYPPPPAHMLIPHIDQRHIQARLTALKPVVPMATAQNSTRARDTPDVMSEVCVHPSQPIKTGRVLTQEVRRTISLPEDCRTVFITYSVDVAEEIFPFVTFLINQGFRPAIDIFDNAVRQMDVNKWMDGYLKDKSVLIIMVISPKYKLDIEGDGSDQHGLHTKYIHSQLQNEFIQQRCLNFRLVPVLFPSANQSHVPLWLQSTRVFRWPRDVQDLLLRLLREERYIAPPLGRDLTLSIRPLGHTQAHQLNC from the exons ATGGATGagttgatgacatcatcatctctgAACTTGGCCTGGCCGGTGTGTCAGCAGTGTTTGGTGCATGTTGATGACATCACAGCCCCAAGTAATGACATCAGGGTTAATGACAGACAACAGTCTGAATACCCAGATGATGGTTTtgcattggggttaaaggtcaatGGGGCTGAACTTCCTGTAGTCGCACCTGCAGAGCTAGGTGAGTTAGATTACACAGGCAAATGCCACTGGAATGTTCCGAGTGAGGATGAGGAGAGTCTGGAACAGCCCCTTCCTCTCCTGTCCAATGTGGCAGAGATTCAGCCCCGAATCGCTCGACCTGGACTTAAACGTTCAT ctcccTATGCTGTAGATCCTCAGTGTCCCAGATATCCCCCCCCACCTGCACACATGCTCATACCACACATAGACCAGCGGCACATACAAGCCAG GTTAACAGCCCTCAAACCCGTGGTACCAATGGCAACGGCCCAGAACAGCACCCGTGCGAGAGACACACCTGATGTGATGtcagaggtgtgtgttcatCCCTCTCAGCCTATCAAGACAGGCCGTGTACTGACACAGGAAGTGAGGCGCACCATCAGTCTCCCAGAAGATTGCC GCACTGTGTTCATCACCTATTCCGTGGACGTGGCGGAGGAGATCTTTCCGTTTGTGACGTTTCTGATCAATCAAGGCTTCAGACCGGCT ATCGATATTTTTGATAACGCTGTGCGGCAGATGGATGTGAACAAGTGGATGGACGGCTATTTAAAAGAC AAATCAGTTCTGATCATCATGGTCATCAGTCCAAAGTACAAGCTGGACATCGAGGGTGACGGATCTGACCAACACGGCCTGCACACCAAATACATCCACAGTCAG CTGCAGAACGAGTTTATCCAGCAGCGCTGTCTGAATTTCAGACTCGTCCCTGTTCTCTTCCCCAGCGCTAACCAG agtcatGTCCCGTTGTGGTTACAGAGCACTCGTGTGTTTCGTTGGCCTCGTGATGTTCAGGATCTGCTTCTACGTTTACTAAGAGAGGAGAGATACATCGCTCCCCCGCTCGGCCGGGACCTCACCCTCAGCATCAGACCACTgggacacacacaagcacatcaACTAAACTGTTGA